A genomic segment from Methanolobus zinderi encodes:
- a CDS encoding transglutaminase-like domain-containing protein — protein sequence MTAMQDYLKPTSIVDFEHPTVMEKAKKLAVETEDPIKIARLCFEFVRDEIKHSHDYRMNPVTLKASEVLEHGTGYCYAKSHLLAALLRANSIPAGICYQRLSRDDKGAPFCLHALNAVYLEDIGWYRMDARGNKEDVNAQFNPPHEQLAYEIRIEGEADLPEIWTDPIPPVVEVLSKYTDYAEVYDNLPDVPLIANNCDE from the coding sequence ATGACAGCAATGCAGGATTATCTGAAACCCACATCCATCGTCGATTTTGAACACCCGACTGTAATGGAAAAAGCAAAGAAACTTGCAGTGGAAACAGAGGACCCAATAAAGATAGCAAGACTTTGCTTCGAGTTTGTCAGAGACGAGATAAAACACAGTCATGATTACCGCATGAATCCTGTTACCCTGAAAGCATCCGAGGTCCTGGAACATGGTACAGGCTATTGCTATGCCAAAAGCCATCTTCTGGCAGCACTGCTCAGAGCTAACTCCATACCTGCAGGTATCTGTTACCAGCGCCTGAGCAGGGATGATAAGGGAGCACCATTTTGTCTGCATGCCTTGAATGCTGTTTATCTGGAAGATATTGGATGGTACCGAATGGATGCAAGGGGAAACAAGGAAGATGTGAATGCTCAGTTCAACCCTCCCCATGAACAGCTTGCATATGAGATCAGAATTGAAGGAGAAGCTGACCTGCCTGAAATATGGACAGATCCGATTCCACCTGTTGTGGAAGTTCTGAGCAAGTACACAGACTACGCTGAAGTCTATGACAATTTACCTGATGTTCCATTGATAGCGAATAACTGTGACGAATAA
- the fhcD gene encoding formylmethanofuran--tetrahydromethanopterin N-formyltransferase translates to MEINGVEIEDTFAEAFPIKIARVLITAATKRWAEIAALEATGFGTSVIMCPAEAGIEKFVGPDETPDGRPGVYVQFCTFGYESLEHQLLERLGQCVLTAPTTAVFNGLPDAEKQFNVGFKLKFFGDGMESETEIDGRKMYSIPIMEGDFLVEENIGAVAGIAGGNFFIFGDSQMTALTAAEVAVDAIKDLEGTITPFPGGIVASGSKAGFNNYKFMKATANEKFCPSIRDKVEGTEIPEGVKAVYELVINGLDEDAIQKAMKAGIEAAIAVPGVSKITAGNYGGKLGKYQFHLKDIC, encoded by the coding sequence ATGGAAATCAACGGAGTAGAAATTGAAGATACTTTCGCAGAAGCGTTTCCGATCAAGATTGCAAGGGTTCTCATCACCGCAGCAACAAAACGCTGGGCAGAGATAGCCGCCCTGGAAGCAACAGGATTTGGTACATCTGTTATCATGTGCCCTGCAGAAGCAGGTATCGAGAAGTTCGTAGGCCCTGATGAGACACCTGACGGAAGACCTGGTGTTTACGTCCAGTTCTGCACCTTCGGATACGAATCACTTGAACACCAGTTACTCGAGCGCCTCGGCCAGTGTGTGCTTACAGCACCAACAACAGCAGTCTTTAACGGCCTTCCGGATGCTGAGAAACAGTTCAACGTAGGTTTCAAGCTCAAGTTCTTCGGTGACGGAATGGAATCCGAGACCGAGATCGACGGCCGCAAGATGTACAGCATCCCGATCATGGAAGGAGATTTCCTCGTTGAAGAGAACATCGGCGCTGTAGCAGGTATCGCAGGCGGTAACTTCTTCATCTTCGGTGACAGCCAGATGACAGCACTCACTGCAGCAGAAGTCGCTGTAGATGCCATCAAGGACCTTGAAGGCACCATCACCCCGTTCCCGGGCGGAATTGTTGCAAGTGGTTCCAAGGCTGGTTTTAACAACTACAAGTTCATGAAGGCAACCGCAAACGAGAAGTTCTGCCCGTCCATCAGGGACAAGGTAGAAGGCACAGAAATCCCCGAAGGCGTAAAGGCAGTGTACGAGCTTGTCATCAATGGTCTTGACGAAGATGCGATCCAGAAGGCAATGAAGGCAGGAATTGAGGCAGCCATCGCAGTTCCAGGTGTGTCAAAGATCACCGCAGGAAACTACGGCGGAAAGCTCGGAAAGTACCAGTTCCACCTGAAAGACATCTGCTGA
- the cooS gene encoding anaerobic carbon-monoxide dehydrogenase catalytic subunit — MEDERISYHDSVRTVYKRIKEDGMTNVWDRYVAQGMGGDPDRRCAFCQAGVRCDLCSNGPCRGSAAKDKRGVCGITADGMAMRMMLLRNVMGASTYHYHTTQTIKTLRATARGETPFEIREEGKLRSFADRLGVDSSGEVKDMALRLCDFVDEDFDREYDKPSRIVELLAPSERQELWKEIGIFPGGINSEMMRATSSSLTNVDGDYVSLALKAMKLGIAMAYQSQIVNEYCQDMMYGIPRPHNMRVDLGVLDPDYVNILPNGHEPFLGFAMVQLAREQEWQDKAKEVGAKGLRIIANIETGQEMIQRWEMDDVFYGFTGNWIMQEAVLASGAVDVFVSDMNCSMPIDPLYAEKYKFRLIPVSDLISFEGVTERLNYVPEQAREQAAQLLQMGIDNFKERRESVKPVTGLPMREAVVGFSTESILDALGGNLDPLLDAVKDGTLRGIAGMVSCTTLRDFGHDNHTVDVVKELIKRDVLVLSMGCGNGAVQVAGLCSPEAKEQAGPGLKSVCEALGIPPVLSYGTCTDTGRLGDLLGAVSGALGDVPLPDLPVVATAPEYMEQKATIDAVFALALGLYTHVNPVPTVTGAPDLVKLLTEDCKDVTGGLLNVETDTVKAVDSMMEHIESNRKKLGI, encoded by the coding sequence GTGGAAGATGAAAGAATATCATATCACGATTCAGTTCGTACAGTATATAAACGTATAAAAGAAGATGGCATGACAAATGTCTGGGACCGCTACGTAGCACAGGGAATGGGAGGCGATCCCGACAGAAGATGCGCATTCTGCCAGGCCGGTGTGCGTTGCGACCTGTGCTCCAACGGACCATGCCGTGGCAGCGCAGCAAAGGACAAGCGCGGAGTCTGCGGTATCACGGCAGACGGAATGGCAATGCGCATGATGCTTCTGCGTAATGTGATGGGAGCATCCACTTACCACTACCATACAACACAGACCATAAAGACACTCAGGGCTACCGCAAGAGGTGAAACACCATTTGAGATCCGGGAAGAAGGAAAACTGCGCAGCTTTGCGGACAGACTTGGTGTGGACAGTAGCGGTGAGGTGAAAGATATGGCCCTGCGACTCTGTGATTTTGTTGATGAGGATTTTGACAGAGAGTACGATAAGCCAAGCAGGATAGTCGAACTACTTGCCCCATCAGAGCGTCAGGAACTATGGAAAGAGATTGGCATCTTCCCCGGAGGTATCAATTCCGAGATGATGCGGGCCACAAGCTCCTCCCTGACAAACGTTGACGGGGATTATGTGAGCCTGGCTCTCAAAGCAATGAAACTGGGGATAGCAATGGCCTATCAGAGCCAGATAGTCAATGAATACTGTCAGGATATGATGTATGGCATCCCGAGACCGCACAATATGCGCGTGGACCTCGGAGTGCTGGACCCTGATTATGTGAACATTTTACCCAACGGGCATGAACCTTTCCTGGGATTTGCCATGGTACAGCTTGCCAGAGAACAGGAGTGGCAGGACAAAGCAAAGGAAGTCGGAGCAAAAGGACTCAGAATTATCGCCAACATCGAGACGGGACAGGAAATGATCCAGAGATGGGAGATGGATGATGTATTCTATGGTTTCACAGGAAACTGGATCATGCAGGAAGCGGTGCTTGCAAGCGGCGCTGTGGACGTGTTCGTATCAGACATGAACTGTTCCATGCCCATCGATCCACTTTACGCCGAGAAATACAAGTTCAGACTTATACCTGTGAGTGACCTGATCTCCTTTGAGGGAGTTACTGAAAGGTTGAACTATGTTCCCGAGCAGGCCCGTGAACAGGCTGCTCAGCTTCTTCAAATGGGAATCGATAATTTCAAGGAGCGCAGGGAATCCGTTAAGCCCGTTACCGGACTGCCGATGAGGGAAGCTGTTGTGGGTTTTTCCACCGAGAGCATACTTGATGCGCTGGGAGGAAACCTTGATCCGCTACTGGATGCTGTCAAAGACGGGACCCTGAGAGGAATAGCTGGTATGGTCTCCTGTACAACCCTCAGGGATTTCGGACATGATAACCATACCGTGGATGTGGTAAAGGAACTCATAAAACGCGACGTACTCGTGCTTTCCATGGGCTGCGGTAACGGCGCCGTACAGGTTGCAGGCCTGTGCAGTCCCGAAGCAAAGGAGCAGGCAGGCCCGGGTCTGAAAAGCGTTTGTGAGGCGCTCGGGATCCCGCCTGTACTGAGCTATGGTACATGTACCGATACCGGCAGGCTTGGAGATCTGCTTGGCGCAGTATCCGGAGCACTTGGAGATGTTCCGTTACCTGATCTGCCGGTCGTTGCAACGGCTCCGGAATACATGGAACAGAAGGCAACCATCGACGCGGTATTCGCACTTGCACTGGGACTCTATACACACGTGAACCCGGTGCCGACGGTGACCGGGGCTCCTGACCTCGTGAAACTGCTCACCGAAGACTGCAAAGATGTTACCGGCGGATTGCTCAACGTGGAAACAGATACCGTAAAAGCGGTGGACTCCATGATGGAGCATATTGAGAGTAATCGTAAGAAACTGGGAATCTGA